One Aphidius gifuensis isolate YNYX2018 linkage group LG3, ASM1490517v1, whole genome shotgun sequence DNA window includes the following coding sequences:
- the LOC122852009 gene encoding probable uridine nucleosidase 2 isoform X1, translating to MLSKKKLSFFAIIIVMTTSLGINADKLVIDTDAGADDAISILLVLSAYANNDTDFDLVGITCTYGNTYLTNVENNVLKILTIANASKLIFFLKIPVYSGAHKPLINNYTSDNFFGEDGFGDFQFNEKITTEIDRSKHSAIALIKLAKKYAGKISILVLGPTTNIALAISMDPKFVDNVKRFYVMGGSVGGIGNVRPGVEFNFGMDPASNFIFLNSTRGKINLLLPWETVLSLNISMSWRRDELGSIDSKFIKFLNLAESKIKETPFYNPADPLAAAVMLWPNLIKKSLVKNVTPIINGEARGGLLTDYSDLTTKLKNVEIVQEVNVEEFKKMLIFYLS from the exons AtgctgagtaaaaaaaaattatcgtttTTTGCCATTATCATAGTGATGACAACTTCTTTGGG GATAAATGCCGATAAACTTGTAATTGACACAGATGCTGGTGCTGATGATGCAATATCAATTTTGCTTGTACTATCAGCGTATGCAAACAATGACACTGATTTTGATCTAGTTGGAATTACGTGCACATATGGTAACACATATCTAACAAACGTCGAAAATAATGTTTTGAAAATACTGACGATCGCCAATGcatcaaaa ttaatattttttctcaagatTCCAGTTTATTCTGGTGCTCACAAGCCtctgattaataattatacatctgataatttttttggagaaGATGGGTTTGGTGATTTtcaattcaatgaaaaaattactacTGAAATTGATAGATCCAAGCATTCAGCAATTGCACTAAttaaattagcaaaaaaatatgctggtaaaatttcaattcTTGTCCTTGGGCCAACGACAAACATCGCTCTAGCTATTTCAATGGATCCAAAATTTGTAGATAATGTTAAAAGATTTTATGTTATGGGTGGAAGTGTTGGTGGCATTGGGAATGTTCGACCAggtgttgaatttaattttggtaTGGATCCTgccagtaattttatttttttaaattcaacaagagGTAAAATCAATCTTTTGCTTCCATGGGAAAcagttttatcattaaatatatcaatg tCATGGAGACGAGATGAGCTTGGCAGTATtgattcaaaatttatcaagtttttaaatttagctgaatctaaaattaaagaaactCCATTTTATAATCCAGCTGATCCTTTGGCAGCAGCGGTAATGCTGTGgccaaatttaattaaaaaatcccTTGTAAAAAATGTAACTCCAATAATTAATGGTGAAGCTAGAGGTGGATTACTCACTGACTACTctgatttaacaacaaaactaaaaaatgttgaaatcgTACAAGAAGTCAATGTTgaagagtttaaaaaaatgctcatattttatttatcgtaa
- the LOC122852009 gene encoding probable uridine nucleosidase 2 isoform X2, translated as MLSKKKLSFFAIIIVMTTSLGINADKLVIDTDAGADDAISILLVLSAYANNDTDFDLVGITCTYGNTYLTNVENNVLKILTIANASKIPVYSGAHKPLINNYTSDNFFGEDGFGDFQFNEKITTEIDRSKHSAIALIKLAKKYAGKISILVLGPTTNIALAISMDPKFVDNVKRFYVMGGSVGGIGNVRPGVEFNFGMDPASNFIFLNSTRGKINLLLPWETVLSLNISMSWRRDELGSIDSKFIKFLNLAESKIKETPFYNPADPLAAAVMLWPNLIKKSLVKNVTPIINGEARGGLLTDYSDLTTKLKNVEIVQEVNVEEFKKMLIFYLS; from the exons AtgctgagtaaaaaaaaattatcgtttTTTGCCATTATCATAGTGATGACAACTTCTTTGGG GATAAATGCCGATAAACTTGTAATTGACACAGATGCTGGTGCTGATGATGCAATATCAATTTTGCTTGTACTATCAGCGTATGCAAACAATGACACTGATTTTGATCTAGTTGGAATTACGTGCACATATGGTAACACATATCTAACAAACGTCGAAAATAATGTTTTGAAAATACTGACGATCGCCAATGcatcaaaa atTCCAGTTTATTCTGGTGCTCACAAGCCtctgattaataattatacatctgataatttttttggagaaGATGGGTTTGGTGATTTtcaattcaatgaaaaaattactacTGAAATTGATAGATCCAAGCATTCAGCAATTGCACTAAttaaattagcaaaaaaatatgctggtaaaatttcaattcTTGTCCTTGGGCCAACGACAAACATCGCTCTAGCTATTTCAATGGATCCAAAATTTGTAGATAATGTTAAAAGATTTTATGTTATGGGTGGAAGTGTTGGTGGCATTGGGAATGTTCGACCAggtgttgaatttaattttggtaTGGATCCTgccagtaattttatttttttaaattcaacaagagGTAAAATCAATCTTTTGCTTCCATGGGAAAcagttttatcattaaatatatcaatg tCATGGAGACGAGATGAGCTTGGCAGTATtgattcaaaatttatcaagtttttaaatttagctgaatctaaaattaaagaaactCCATTTTATAATCCAGCTGATCCTTTGGCAGCAGCGGTAATGCTGTGgccaaatttaattaaaaaatcccTTGTAAAAAATGTAACTCCAATAATTAATGGTGAAGCTAGAGGTGGATTACTCACTGACTACTctgatttaacaacaaaactaaaaaatgttgaaatcgTACAAGAAGTCAATGTTgaagagtttaaaaaaatgctcatattttatttatcgtaa